The proteins below come from a single Halothiobacillus neapolitanus c2 genomic window:
- a CDS encoding outer membrane protein assembly factor BamE produces MQQTQLTTGRALRAIPILALLTFSLVGCTSVYVPSFIKIYQPDIAQGNIIEPEQVAKIQIGMSAAEVNQILGTPALRDIFHRNQRETYVFYDKRGKRKAFQHVLVILYDADGRVAKIEQSGDPLSQAPAQDIPEALRNPKQPDDKALAVPDTESNSSAAPSPYSLTAPATSNPALGGGAPLEPTAPALSQ; encoded by the coding sequence ATGCAACAAACACAATTGACCACCGGCCGTGCTCTGCGCGCCATACCAATCTTGGCATTGCTTACCTTCTCTCTGGTTGGCTGCACCTCGGTATACGTACCCAGTTTTATCAAGATATATCAACCGGATATCGCTCAGGGCAATATTATTGAGCCGGAGCAAGTCGCCAAGATTCAGATCGGCATGAGCGCCGCTGAAGTCAATCAGATTCTCGGCACGCCCGCATTGCGGGACATCTTCCACCGCAACCAGCGTGAAACCTATGTCTTTTACGACAAACGTGGCAAGAGGAAAGCATTTCAGCATGTTTTGGTCATCTTGTACGACGCTGATGGTCGGGTAGCAAAAATCGAACAGAGCGGCGATCCGTTGTCGCAAGCACCGGCGCAAGACATTCCAGAAGCCTTGCGCAACCCCAAGCAGCCAGATGATAAAGCGCTCGCAGTGCCGGATACAGAATCGAACAGCAGTGCTGCGCCTAGCCCCTATTCGTTGACGGCTCCAGCCACATCGAACCCGGCATTAGGCGGCGGCGCCCCATTGGAACCGACCGCCCCTGCTCTTTCTCAGTAA
- a CDS encoding DUF1134 domain-containing protein, producing MHLINSHLFKSLVVGVSLALMTGTLSGCANNPPASNATVGAQTNTAANNDNSYNEYETTNEAVNFLGGSAETIAKLMDKAFADYGRPNAYIEGEEAGGAIVLGVRYGKGELVTKSGQRTLVYWQGPSVGWDFGGDAGKVFILVYNLPQTDLIFQRFAGVNGSLYFVGGLGMDYLRSQDIVVAPIRVGVGLRLGASVGYMQFTRDKSYLPF from the coding sequence ATGCACCTGATCAATAGCCATCTTTTTAAATCCCTGGTAGTCGGTGTCAGCCTTGCGCTGATGACCGGCACTTTATCCGGTTGCGCCAATAACCCACCTGCATCTAATGCGACTGTGGGAGCTCAAACAAACACCGCTGCAAACAACGACAACAGCTACAACGAATATGAAACCACGAATGAAGCAGTGAACTTTCTCGGTGGCTCGGCGGAAACGATTGCCAAACTCATGGACAAGGCATTTGCCGACTATGGACGACCGAATGCATATATCGAAGGCGAAGAAGCCGGCGGCGCAATCGTTTTGGGCGTACGTTACGGTAAAGGCGAGCTGGTAACCAAATCAGGACAACGCACGTTAGTCTATTGGCAAGGCCCTTCCGTGGGCTGGGATTTTGGCGGAGATGCCGGCAAGGTGTTCATCCTTGTATACAACCTTCCACAAACCGACCTGATCTTCCAGCGGTTCGCGGGTGTCAACGGTTCACTATATTTTGTGGGCGGATTGGGCATGGATTATCTGCGTTCGCAGGATATTGTGGTCGCCCCCATCCGAGTCGGCGTGGGCTTAAGATTAGGCGCCTCGGTTGGCTATATGCAATTCACACGTGACAAATCCTACCTGCCGTTCTAG
- a CDS encoding DUF423 domain-containing protein, producing MTAPRIWLFLGIVNALLAVILAAAGAHGPMAPTTPFLQHILSTASLFHLIHSLAMIQFGLWLAQNPNHYNFTGIFFLTGTVLFVGSLYALVFTTITFPGLLTPIGGALLMLGWITWGLQVAFPSKKQP from the coding sequence GTGACCGCACCGAGAATCTGGCTCTTTCTGGGTATTGTGAACGCGCTGCTGGCTGTGATCTTGGCCGCTGCAGGTGCACATGGCCCGATGGCGCCTACAACGCCGTTTTTGCAACATATTCTTTCTACTGCCAGCTTGTTCCATTTAATTCACAGCCTTGCAATGATTCAGTTCGGGCTCTGGTTGGCTCAAAACCCGAATCACTACAATTTCACAGGTATATTCTTTTTGACGGGCACCGTTCTGTTCGTTGGTAGCCTGTACGCATTGGTCTTCACCACGATCACCTTTCCCGGTCTGCTGACACCCATCGGCGGCGCTCTATTGATGCTCGGTTGGATAACCTGGGGACTGCAAGTCGCTTTCCCGAGCAAAAAGCAGCCTTAA
- the fur gene encoding ferric iron uptake transcriptional regulator: protein MEQNDLKKAGLKVTLPRVKILEIIESNPDWHMSAEDVYKELLNRGEDIGLATVYRVLTQFEGADILKRHQFEGGKSVFELISKGDHDHLVCIKTGSVEEFHDPIIQERIAAIAEQYDFDLTDYSLVIYGISGAARVKKK, encoded by the coding sequence TTGGAACAAAACGATCTGAAGAAAGCAGGGCTCAAGGTCACTTTGCCCCGCGTTAAGATTCTGGAAATCATCGAAAGCAATCCGGATTGGCACATGAGTGCCGAGGACGTGTACAAGGAGCTACTGAACCGTGGTGAAGATATTGGTTTGGCTACCGTATACAGAGTCCTGACCCAATTCGAAGGCGCGGATATTCTCAAGCGACACCAGTTCGAAGGCGGAAAATCGGTATTCGAGCTGATTTCCAAGGGTGATCACGATCATCTGGTTTGTATCAAAACCGGGTCGGTTGAAGAATTTCATGATCCAATCATTCAGGAACGCATTGCCGCTATTGCGGAGCAATATGACTTTGATCTGACTGATTATTCTTTGGTCATTTATGGCATCAGTGGCGCAGCGCGCGTAAAGAAGAAGTAG